caacccattcttcATGAGTATCACATCCTGGAGGTCCATTAGGCtctttaacaaaacaaataagaaacCATTAATATTAACCAAATACTTGGATTAACACTACGCCTAGGCACATCAAATGCAGCAGTTTACTATGTATTTATTTCCTTCCGATTCTGTAAAAGCGAACAGCGCTACCAAGAGTAATACAGCTCTGCTTTTGGATCTCTTGTCAACTCATGTTCACCCAATCTCAATCTGCCTCAAGTCTAACCTTAATCTTCATCGGCCTCATGTCTAGGCCCATTGATGTTGTTTATGAATAACTTAAAGAACTATAGTAACAAAGTATTTCATTGGAGACAACGCAGAGCACATAGTTGTACAATCTGTCCATATAAGCACATTGGAAGATAACGCACCAGTTCATAGTTTGCAaatgaatttctttctttcttcttcccctttcctTGTAGAATTTTATTATTGTCACCAGGTTGACTTCTATTATCCAAAGAGAAAATGTCCAACAATGATTACAACAGCTTATATTAATTTCATATTATACGACGACTATATTTGTTCAGCAATTTTCCGACCGGATtgttaccaaatcaaaccaacaaagcCTTAAGTGCCAAACAATTTGGGTCGGACTAGTACGTTGATCGATATAATTGTCATTTGTTTATCAATATAACTATACAAATTTATTCAAATAGACACCAAGTGCACTATACCATCCACTAACTGAATTATGAAACCTTTTCTTTCATTAGTTTTATCTTATCCATTCTTGCTACTTTTGCCAGACGTGAATGAACCCATGATAAGAATCAAATGAAAATATGCATATGCCTTTCACATGTTTTCCAATACAAACAAAACGCACAACACTACAAATAGTAAAACAGCTCCATTTTCAGAACTCTTACTTGTCACAGAGCTGAAAATCTTTGCACTGGTTGCAAGTCCAACGATTTCCAATTACCATTAGAATACAGCAATGAGTGCATGCAGGCTGCAAGTGAACCATGATAAAATCTTCCTTCATTGGGATAATAGTTTCACCAAGCTGGACAACATGGATAGCTTGTGAGGACAAAAGAGTAACATCTTCAAACAGATATGATCAGAATATAAACTATACCACTCAACTCAACAGCCTCAACCCCCAACAGTTAGGGGGCCATATGGATTCAGTTTCTCCAGTTGGCTCAATTCAAAGTATAGAGCATAATAACACCAACATTTCAGAAACGGAAACTTTTCCATGCATAATGGTAGTAGAAGAGTAGATGAGATTTTAAATGGGAAAGGTCAGATGAGTTTGTGATGCATTCAAAATATCAAAGAGGAATCAAGATTCAAAAGAGAGGAGAATATCCCATTCAAGGGGATGAACCCctaatgggagagagagaaaccaagtGTCAATCAATGTATTTCAGTACtcttaataatcaaaagctaccaAATGAAAGACCAACTCACCTATTTCATGAAAGGCCAACTCATCTATTTATCAAGACCCTAATACCACTAacaaccctaaattgaaacaaatGAGTAGATAAATCAGACAAACAAGAACTAGGACACCAGTAGTAGTAAGTTCATAAATTGATGAACATAGATCAAGAAGAACTAAAGAAATGTTTATCGGATGAGAATGATGAAGCTAAGATATTGGATAATAGAATTACTTTCTGCATTAGTAACAAATCCTTTGAGGCATTGCCAGAAAGATCAGAATGACCAGATGCTTTTAGTGCCCTTTTCGTTATGGGCTTTTTGGTGATTCCTTTCTTATGTTGCTTTCTGCCATCTTCTTCTTGACGAAGCTGGTAGATCATATCTTCTGCAGCACCAGGCCAGTAATCCCCATCAAAATAAGGTAACCGAGCAGCAGTTACCTTGGCCTTGCGCTCTCCAGCGTATATGAAAAAATGGTCATATAAATTGGTGAGCTCAACCACAATGTTTTCCTTTGCAGCTTTTCTTAACATTGATAAATACCTGAATTTTTATCCATGTAAAACCAAAGGAATAAATAATAAAGAACTTGCTTCATGAGAAAAACTATAGGAAACTGATCACCCATTTGAAGGTTATTTGGCTCACCATTCTCTGAGTTTGTCAGATTTTGGTGTTTTCTGAATTTCTGGATGGCAATATAATATATAGTCTTCACCCTTTAATGGAGGGCAAGCCCATATGTAGCAACTCGTGAAACCACGTTTCTTGCAATATTCGAGGTATCCAATCTGCAAGACAATCAGACATACAATAAAGGAGGCAACAATAGTAATACAAGTGATGATTGTAATAAAGAAGCACCGGCACCACAACAAAGTAAACGAACTAGCAAACAGAAACATATAGAAGAGCAAGGTTGGGAACTCGCCAAAATTTCATGGTAAACAAATGTACGGAGTGCCTCTCCCGTCACTGCTTTAATCTCAGGCCTGAAATACTTAACAGAATCCAGATAGGATAGATAAACACGACGATGGTTTGGCTGTTGACACTCCGACCCAAATTCTTGCACATACATGCCAAACAGGCATACTTCCACGCCTTCAATTTTCTGAAATAATAATACTACCTGGAAACAGAAAATGTTATTTCATAATCCAATGCTTTATACAAATGCCTTAGAAATAAAATTGTCACCAGTGAAACACAAAATGCcttgggaaaaaagaagagaaaggacaCGAGTTCTGTGTCTTTGTACACCAAAAGACCATCAAGGACCTTAAAGGATTGTTTTATAACCTGCTTACCTTGGATTTATATGGGAATTCTGTTGGATAATTATCCTCTTGAAAAATCTCAAGGAACCGCTGCTTAACATCCAACTTTTTGTCAACTGATGAAACAACTCTAACTACAAGTGCTTCTGCTCCTGGAACCTGGAGACATCAATGGTAACAAAAGAGGTTAGAACCCTTGGGATGGATGGGGTATCAGCTGCACAGTGAATCAAGTAAAACAAACATCACAAGATTTATACATCGCGTCCAAACGCACATCACAGAAACTTGGCACAAAAGTCGACAAAAAATGTAATTACATTGCCCACCATGCGGTTTGCTGAAAATACAGTCAAAATTCCTGTAATaccaaaaccgcaccaaaactcGTTAGAATTTGTTGACAAGCAGATCTAATGGAGGGtgtaaaaaggcaatttcaccCTACACAAAAAATTGTCAGGTCAACCGCCAACTATAACAAAATCCAATTAACTTTTTCTCTCCCTAAAGGAcatctctctccatctcccACATCACACTAATAGCTCAACCATTTAGCCATCACTGGAAGCACCATAGCAATTCCTTTTCTTACACTGCCATCAATCGGACAAAAACCACCCCCTAAAATAGAACAAATCTAACTGcactgataagtgccaaaatgtTTACGTCTAGGCCCTCCAATTTATGGTTGATATGTTCTCCATTATTGTTACTTGGTACTCTTTATGCCGTTTTCACGATTGCAGTTCACTTGGGCCATTAGCATAAAATTGGGCTTTAAATTGGAGATTTAAAGGTTCGAAGAATTGACCGGACATTCCAACCCACTAGTAAGGAAGGAAGTTCAAACCTAGAAGAATTGGAATGCTTGGAGACTTTGCATCAATCTTGgcaattaaaaatcaaatttgaaaataaaatctttcaatCCCAAATTGGAAAGAAACCTGgacagccttcagtattttggccatatttTTTAGCTCGAGTAGGCGTGAACACCAGCCCGCTAGCCCGCCCAACCCAGCCCGTTTTATTAAGGGTTTGAGATAGGTATTTAGGCTTgtcgggttgggttgggttgagcTTTTAAGTCCACTCAGTTAGCAATTAGGtctctctatttttcttgaACGGCAGACCTCACTCTTGATTGATCTACAACCAGTGACTGATCTCTCCTCTGCGGAtgactctctctcactctctctctctctcatatcccGTACGAGCACGATCCCGTCTCCAGGGGAACGTGCTCCCGTCGCATTTCTTACTCCGAACCGCAGAATTGCGTTTCTCGTCCGGGAGCGCCTTCCAAGTAGGCTATTCCTGCTACTAAAGTCCACAAAGCACAAGACGTTATGCACTAGTAATTGAAGGTGAAGGGTGTATGCGTACATCGAGCAAGCAATAGGGGGTGTATGTGAAGTTTGCCCCTTTTAAGGGCTAGTTTCCATCACAAAATACAAGCATATGGATCAACTTTCCAGCTCGGAGAGGTTCATGTAGGGATTTGAAGGAGGAAAGCAAAGGTGGAGGAGCGGCCAAGCTAACAAACTTGCGTCTAGCTTAAAGATGGAATGGAATACTCTAAGATGCTTCATAGCTCGTTCTTTGCCCCATTCTAAAGCCTTCCAATAACATAAGGGAAGCTTGAAGAGCATTCTTTGGTTATCCGAATGCGAGCACCATCACAGCTTGGTCGACAGGGACGTCAAATCAAAATATCGGGGCAAAAGATCAAGGGCTTTGGCTTCGTCCCCTGTGATCCACCACAGGTTGGGTTTGAGAGCCCTATGATGGATGACTATCCAGCATGGATCAGATAGCACTCTTAGTCTGCGACTCTGCGCCCACAAAACAAACATAAAGAGTGCAGTTTAAGCTATCTCATTAATTAGGTAACCCAATGTTTCAAAACCAACTCTTTCATAGATTAGTGGGCCACATGTTAGCTGTCTGGGGGACCCCATACCTAGTCAAGGATAGGTAACCAAGACCAAGTGCTTTTAGAGCTTAAAGTGAACTCCCTCCTTGGATGAGCTTGGGGCTTAATAAGTAGAACTGGATTGCACTACTTGATGCTccaattgaaaaagaaaatcagtCCAGTGATGTCAATCCGATTGACTATGGGTTAGGGAGGTCACTCTCTCCCCTACAACACCAAATGAAATTCGGCCGAACGTCAACATCCAGACTGCTTTTTAAAGAAATCAAGCTTCTCAAATCGAAAGTTCAGGCCATTTCTTCTAACAAAAGCATTCTATCAAATTTTAATATCTCTTTGCAAGTCCCCATTAACCTAATTGAGTTTCTTGATCATCTTATGAAGTAATGCATTTCAAAGCACATAACTAGTACGTCCAGCACAAAGAACATTCAATCTTGTGACGTATTTAACTCTAATACTCTAATCATCATCCAATATAGCATCTCAAGGCAAGTCAAAAGAATCACCTCGTCGTAACTCTTTCCCTGAAACCTTGCTCTCTCTTGTCTTTCCTGCTTCAATCGCCTGAATAATCGTTGCTCTATGCGGTCACTGAGGATTGTCCTGGGCAAATCTTTTGCCCCAAGAACAGCACTCTGTGGCAAGGGCATACGCTCCCCTCTTTCTATTTCAGCTATATAGCAGTTTGGACAAGTATATTCAGCTTGCCCACCATCATTCCTCCGACCATTGAACAGTGCACAGATCTGATGCTGCCATGCCTCACACTTGTCACATTGAACCCACTGTATAAAGTGCAACAAAGGTTAACAAATTAATCTACTTAAGGACCATTAAATATAGTTCTACAAAAAGCAAGGATATAACATACCCACTCTTCTGTCTCCTCATcgtttttcctcttctccagCCTTGCCTTCAGAATAGAAGTTCCATCAACTAGAATAGTATCTCCACGGGCCTCATTGTGGCATGGAATGCAGAAGAAGTGTCGAGTATCACCAGCTCCTATGGTATAATACATTGCATTTCTTTTAATGCGAGCACCACATGGTGAACAATAGATAGGTGGTGGCTCAAAAGTTAGCTTCTCAACTGCACACAACTGGCATGAGTTCTCGCTCATTGAATGCtccattgcttgatttttttcTGCCTTCGCTTTACTCTGTCCAAATCAAAATGTAGGAATAATATCTCATCTTCAAACAAGAACGTGACCCACTAGGCAGATAGGAAAAGAAATGGTGTAAGAGACAAACCTACCATAAAACGTACAAGGCAACACTGTATGAATTCATGTATAAAGAATCGGCATATGCTTACAACCAAAACTCAGAATCTATTATGTGCAGGAAATCCTGCCCCACAACAACCAACTTTCTCTTGAACAGTTCTAATCAGTAAGAGATTGCAAACAACCTGTTGATTTAACTGAGTTCAAGAAAATGCACACAAATGCATTCATATGTATAAACAGTATCTCTGTCTTTTCACGTATACATTATGTGTGCAAATACAAGTTTGAATGCATACGCATACATTATGAATGCTTGTAAACTCCATAGTGTTAAATTTCTGTGATTGGTTGGTGCCTATGTATGAGCAGTTGATCACGGTACATTTAATGAATTGAAATAGACAAGCTACAGATGGGTAAATCATGTGCAACCAGGCTCCTTGAACAGtgaaccacttgtttatttctGTCAGCTGGAGACAATTTTTCAAGTGCGAATATTAACTTCCGCTCTGGTCATAAGTTAACAGATCCACCGTTACAAATTCTTGGGTCGATTTTAGATTTACTTCTACAAACGATTTTTGTACCTTACATCTAATTTAAGCAACATTATCACAGGCCACAGTTAATGCATGGCTTGCAATGGCATTCAATTATCATCACAGTGCAACTTTAAAGCAGAAAGGATGCAATCTGTGACATGATCATGAGGCAATAGTGTCAGTTTATAAAAACCATCTTTTAGTAGCGATAATAATACCACAACGTTTGTCCTACACTGGAGGGTCAGAAGAAGTTTCAATGGAGTACTCCCCCTACTACCAAATAACTTATGCCAAGTATTTTGGGTCACATTTCTAGGCTCCATCAAGTTATTGGGCCAGTAAAGAAAGGATCCTTAAATCGACCGAGAAGCTATAATAAGCACATATGTAGGATATAAAGAAATAACTCATAGATCCGTGTGACTTCACTATCTCATTTAAAAAACCTAAATTTTTAATGTCTCCACAACCAAAAATTTACGGTGCAGTCACCCCACACACATACAGGTTTCTCTGCAAACATGTGCATGAAATTATCACATCCTGACAGACCAAGTATTCTATCTGGGCCACGTGCCTAGTTTTGCTCCAACTCTTCTGATCCCTTGAATTAACAGTTTTAGAACATCAAATACCTATGAGCATTGCTTAATGCAAATGGTAAATTTATGATGTAAACGGGGACAAGAATCAGTGGGAATGTAACTTCTTCAAAATGGGGACTCTCGtggatacatacatacatacgtaTATGCCCAGCAGTTTTTActaatcaaggaaaaaaaagtactccctccgtacCATAATTTTAGTCCCCTACatgcaatttttaagcttaaaaataatgtacttatcgaaataattttttgtgcaatatagatcttgtttaatagaacggtgcaaaaaaaattgaaaaagtattttaataagtacgttatttttaagtttgaaaattgcaagtGGTTTTGCAAGGGACCAAaattatgggacagagggagtaatagaTTAccgtatacatacatacatacatatatatatatatatatatatatatatatatatataaatacacatatatatatacatacacacacacacacacataacaaAAGCAGATAAACAGACTGACCTGGCCAACCCACTGCCTGAGACCCATAATATGCTCCCTGACTTGCTCAGGAGTGAACAACTCGGTCAATGACACTCCCTTTATTTTTGGCTTCCCAGATTTGGTTCCAGATGCATTTTCAGCAGGCAACAAAACACATTCCTCTTTAGATTGGGCCATCTCTTTCTCACTTCTGATAGATTCTTGTTGAGCAGAACCAGCAGAATTATGTGATATAATACGTTCACCAATAGGTTTCTGATCATAGGCATCATCCATATAGCCCTTCTTCGCATCAGTGATATTAGGATTTTCTTGCCGAGAACTCGAAGGAACTTCCCTCTTCACTTCTATGACCTCAGCTTTAATTGACATGCAAGTGTCACCATGTTGATATTCCCGACGTGCATCATGGAGTACATGGAATTCACTGCTAGCAGGAACTGATAAGATAGAGCTTTCACTATCACAAACAAGAGACTGGGAGGGTTGCTCCATCTTTACGCGTTTCATAGAAGACTGTAAATCTTCTGAAGTTACAACAAATGGTGGACTTATCCTTGAAGTTAATCGAGTTGCGGAGTCTGCAGTGTCATATGATTTATATGATCCATTGGTTGAAGATGGCATGCCAGACTTAGAATCTAGACGAGCATGTGCCTGCAGTTGTGCCTCAACGAAATTCTTCACAGGAACACAAACAGGGCAACCCAGGTCCCTGCAATCTTTGTAATGCTGAAGTAACATCTTTGTTTGGTGGCAACGAAGATCTGGACATCTAGGCACATTGCAGCGGTCCACATGCTTCCAAAGGTTTTGAGCAGTTATGCAGTTAACTTCCTGGCATTTCCCTTCTGGAGCCATACATCGACGAGCATGCCGTAAAAACAATAACCACCTTTGTTGATTCCTGAACTGCCTTTCACGGTCTGGATTACCAGATCGACAGGTAGCACCACAAGAGTTTGTTAGATCTGCTGTTCTTATAATGGCAGTTTGAGAAAGAGATCCTTCTGACGATAATTTATTGCGTTGAGCTTCATCTTGCCCAGTTATTCTCTGATGGAATTCCTCTTGAATATTCGGCTCATGTGACAAGTTCCCTGGTATTTGAGACCTGTCTCGTGACTTGGGATGCCATTGACCTGGCAAAAGCCTTTCAGCTTGTCCTCCAACAGAAAGACAGCTAAAATCATTCTGTGTCTCAACAACCAGCTGGTGAGGATGCAAAAGTTGTTGCCTTGGTTGTGAAGATTGAGTGAGTGATGAGCATTTGTCCTGCGAGACAGATGGAAGAGAAAGCAACTGAGTGCCTCCAGAGTTAATGTCAGCAGAATTTTGTCGCAATTGGTTCTGCAACTCAGAAAACTGGAACTTCTCTGAAACTTGTGAGTGCATAGCATCATTGTTATACTCAATTCCATGCTCAGGCTTTAGCTGAATGCATAGATCAGAAGCCAGCTGAGAATGGCCAAAAGACTCATTCTTTAACAGCATCCCATGCGGCTGAAATTGCTGCTTTTGTTGAACAAAGTGCTGTTGCGACTGATGAGGGTGCTGCTGAAATTGGTGCTGATGGTGAGACTGCAAGAGATTTTCTCGGAATGAGTTTGAAGCTAGGATATTCATCTTTTCAGGTTGATCAATTGATTGAAGTCTTACATTTGAAGCCTGCTGGGTGGTTAGCAAATTCGACTGATTAGTCATCAAAGGTGGGTTGGTTCTGGACATAGACTGCAAGTTTGCTGGATTCAAATTCTGATTATTCATTGGTGAACCAGAAGACATTAGAGGACCATAAACGCTTCCAGGCCCAGAAGAAACTGGAGTGTTCATCCCATATCCATCACCTGCAAAGTGAGAATGCATTTGATTACAAATCTGAAGGGTCAAATCTTACACAAACTGACCATAGTGAGATGAAAGTACCCTGCATCAATGGTCTCTGATGTTGATCGTAGTGGTGCAAGGGTTTGGGTGAACTGCCATATGGGGTGGCCGTCAGATAGCCCTCAGAAGTTCCAGGACAATTGAGCAACTGCGAACTGCTCCGCATCATACCTAAACTACCATTCGGAAATTCGTTAGATTTCTGCTGCAAGCCAGACCTAAGTCCGCCACTCATATGGCTACCAAGGTTGTGCAGTATCCGGTTGTTTTGACCACCAGCATGCTGCTTTTGTTCCAGGGGGTGTGATGCCATCGTAGATTCAACAGTTGAAAAGGCACCAGTATTATTGGAAGATTCCATATTCATGTAAGGTGGATTATTGTTAGCATTAAATCCAGGGGTAGGGATCATTTGGCTTGTCATTCTCTGTACACCAGTTGAGGACACCCCGCTGTTCCCACCGGAATTCATGGAAAAACTGGCACGTGAATGTTGGTATCCTTTAGACATAGAACCTGCAAACGTTATCTGTGTCTCATCAGTGTCTTGAAAGAGCAGTTAATAACTACTGAAGTAGAAACTACAAATTTTAAGTACCATCAGATGAACAGAAAGAACCACCGTGCATCCCAACAGAAGAACCATTAGAAGTTGCTACGAAGCTTCCAGTATTAAGAGTTGCAGGTACCATGCTCTGATCCCCACCTGTAGAAATCATGGAAGTATCTACAGATGATGCAACCAATCTGCTTGAAGTCCCACCATGAGGGATACCAGGGGTTGGTATCATTGTACCAATAGGAGAGGAAGAATTAAGAAGCTGCGGATATGGTTGGTTGTGATTAATCATTGGTAAACATTTTATCAAAACATGCAAACGATTCTCCAGAGTCTCCAGGTTCAGATATTCGTCCTAGCAATAGAAAAGCCCAAATCATAAACTAAACATAAAAGGGTGAACACTCTAAAACAGTCAACTTATTAATTGTTTAGGAAAAACGCTTTGGAGTTGTTCAATGATATGGAATTACCATTgtaattcacaaaaataaatacagtTGTTTGATGCTATCACTCAATTTAAACACGGTATATACTTCAACAAATATTAGGAACCTTATTATTGCCAGCATTCCTGAATAGACCCTCATCTAGGCGTCTTACAATATCCATAAGCTTCTTTGGATGTATATCATGAGCTTGTTGCCGCTTCATAAAATATTCATAGCTGGAGGACAGGAGACACAAATTTCAATTAGCACTCGGTGCTCTATATTGCATATTCTAGAAAGAAAACAGTAAGAGAAAGGCAGAACAGACTATGAGATGCAAGCATAATAATAGTGAGGAGTGCCTAACAGGGGTCATTAATGGTAGCATGAGAATGGAGGTCAAAGAAGCCgcagcagccactttgtgcaactATCCATTGCACACCTCTCAGCATTCTCAACTATGGGGACAAGCATCAGCAAATAGCTTTTATCCTTTTtctgaagaaaagatggaaggGAAGGGTTGTCTCCTCAGGACCATTGGGCAAATATACCAGGCAGACTAAATAGTAGAACATAGGAAAAGATGAGCCACTATGTTGCGAAACTAGCAAATAATCCAATTCTATCACAAGCACTTCCAACCACACAAGCATTATCGATAGCATGAGATGTCTA
This DNA window, taken from Rhododendron vialii isolate Sample 1 chromosome 8a, ASM3025357v1, encodes the following:
- the LOC131299129 gene encoding histone acetyltransferase HAC1-like isoform X2; the protein is MNVQTHMSGQFSGQIPNQAGTQLPGLPQQNGLSLSNQIQNLGDHGNTLNMETEFAKARRFIQDKIYEYFMKRQQAHDIHPKKLMDIVRRLDEGLFRNAGNNKDEYLNLETLENRLHVLIKCLPMINHNQPYPQLLNSSSPIGTMIPTPGIPHGGTSSRLVASSVDTSMISTGGDQSMVPATLNTGSFVATSNGSSVGMHGSMSKGYQHSRASFSMNSGGNSGVSSTGVQRMTSQMIPTPGFNANNNPPYMNMESSNNTGAFSTVESTMASHPLEQKQHAGGQNNRILHNLGSHMSGGLRSGLQQKSNEFPNGSLGMMRSSSQLLNCPGTSEGYLTATPYGSSPKPLHHYDQHQRPLMQGDGYGMNTPVSSGPGSVYGPLMSSGSPMNNQNLNPANLQSMSRTNPPLMTNQSNLLTTQQASNVRLQSIDQPEKMNILASNSFRENLLQSHHQHQFQQHPHQSQQHFVQQKQQFQPHGMLLKNESFGHSQLASDLCIQLKPEHGIEYNNDAMHSQVSEKFQFSELQNQLRQNSADINSGGTQLLSLPSVSQDKCSSLTQSSQPRQQLLHPHQLVVETQNDFSCLSVGGQAERLLPGQWHPKSRDRSQIPGNLSHEPNIQEEFHQRITGQDEAQRNKLSSEGSLSQTAIIRTADLTNSCGATCRSGNPDRERQFRNQQRWLLFLRHARRCMAPEGKCQEVNCITAQNLWKHVDRCNVPRCPDLRCHQTKMLLQHYKDCRDLGCPVCVPVKNFVEAQLQAHARLDSKSGMPSSTNGSYKSYDTADSATRLTSRISPPFVVTSEDLQSSMKRVKMEQPSQSLVCDSESSILSVPASSEFHVLHDARREYQHGDTCMSIKAEVIEVKREVPSSSRQENPNITDAKKGYMDDAYDQKPIGERIISHNSAGSAQQESIRSEKEMAQSKEECVLLPAENASGTKSGKPKIKGVSLTELFTPEQVREHIMGLRQWVGQSKAKAEKNQAMEHSMSENSCQLCAVEKLTFEPPPIYCSPCGARIKRNAMYYTIGAGDTRHFFCIPCHNEARGDTILVDGTSILKARLEKRKNDEETEEWWVQCDKCEAWQHQICALFNGRRNDGGQAEYTCPNCYIAEIERGERMPLPQSAVLGAKDLPRTILSDRIEQRLFRRLKQERQERARFQGKSYDEVPGAEALVVRVVSSVDKKLDVKQRFLEIFQEDNYPTEFPYKSKVVLLFQKIEGVEVCLFGMYVQEFGSECQQPNHRRVYLSYLDSVKYFRPEIKAVTGEALRTFVYHEILIGYLEYCKKRGFTSCYIWACPPLKGEDYILYCHPEIQKTPKSDKLREWYLSMLRKAAKENIVVELTNLYDHFFIYAGERKAKVTAARLPYFDGDYWPGAAEDMIYQLRQEEDGRKQHKKGITKKPITKRALKASGHSDLSGNASKDLLLMQKLGETIIPMKEDFIMVHLQPACTHCCILMVIGNRWTCNQCKDFQLCDKCYEAEQKLEEKERHPINLRDKHVLYPVEINDVPEDTKDTDDILESEFFDTRQAFLSLCQGNHYQYDTLRRAKHSSMMVLYHLHNPTAPAFVTTCNACHLDIEAGQGWRCEICPDYDVCNACYQKDGGIDHPHKLTNHPSMADRDAQNTEARELRVLQLRKMLDLLVHASQCRSSLCQYPNCRKVKGLFRHGIQCKTRASGGCLLCKKMWYLLQLHARACKESECHVPRCRDLKEHMRRLQQQSDSRRRAAVMEMMRQRAAEVAGNAG
- the LOC131299129 gene encoding histone acetyltransferase HAC1-like isoform X3, whose protein sequence is MNVQTHMSGQFSGQIPNQAGTQLPGLPQQNGLSLSNQIQNLGDHGNTLNMETEFAKARRFIQDKIYEYFMKRQQAHDIHPKKLMDIVRRLDEGLFRNAGNNKDEYLNLETLENRLHVLIKCLPMINHNQPYPQLLNSSSPIGTMIPTPGIPHGGTSSRLVASSVDTSMISTGGDQSMVPATLNTGSFVATSNGSSVGMHGGSFCSSDGSMSKGYQHSRASFSMNSGGNSGVSSTGVQRMTSQMIPTPGFNANNNPPYMNMESSNNTGAFSTVESTMASHPLEQKQHAGGQNNRILHNLGSHMSGGLRSGLQQKSNEFPNGSLGMMRSSSQLLNCPGTSEGYLTATPYGSSPKPLHHYDQHQRPLMQGDGYGMNTPVSSGPGSVYGPLMSSGSPMNNQNLNPANLQSMSRTNPPLMTNQSNLLTTQQASNSHHQHQFQQHPHQSQQHFVQQKQQFQPHGMLLKNESFGHSQLASDLCIQLKPEHGIEYNNDAMHSQVSEKFQFSELQNQLRQNSADINSGGTQLLSLPSVSQDKCSSLTQSSQPRQQLLHPHQLVVETQNDFSCLSVGGQAERLLPGQWHPKSRDRSQIPGNLSHEPNIQEEFHQRITGQDEAQRNKLSSEGSLSQTAIIRTADLTNSCGATCRSGNPDRERQFRNQQRWLLFLRHARRCMAPEGKCQEVNCITAQNLWKHVDRCNVPRCPDLRCHQTKMLLQHYKDCRDLGCPVCVPVKNFVEAQLQAHARLDSKSGMPSSTNGSYKSYDTADSATRLTSRISPPFVVTSEDLQSSMKRVKMEQPSQSLVCDSESSILSVPASSEFHVLHDARREYQHGDTCMSIKAEVIEVKREVPSSSRQENPNITDAKKGYMDDAYDQKPIGERIISHNSAGSAQQESIRSEKEMAQSKEECVLLPAENASGTKSGKPKIKGVSLTELFTPEQVREHIMGLRQWVGQSKAKAEKNQAMEHSMSENSCQLCAVEKLTFEPPPIYCSPCGARIKRNAMYYTIGAGDTRHFFCIPCHNEARGDTILVDGTSILKARLEKRKNDEETEEWWVQCDKCEAWQHQICALFNGRRNDGGQAEYTCPNCYIAEIERGERMPLPQSAVLGAKDLPRTILSDRIEQRLFRRLKQERQERARFQGKSYDEVPGAEALVVRVVSSVDKKLDVKQRFLEIFQEDNYPTEFPYKSKVVLLFQKIEGVEVCLFGMYVQEFGSECQQPNHRRVYLSYLDSVKYFRPEIKAVTGEALRTFVYHEILIGYLEYCKKRGFTSCYIWACPPLKGEDYILYCHPEIQKTPKSDKLREWYLSMLRKAAKENIVVELTNLYDHFFIYAGERKAKVTAARLPYFDGDYWPGAAEDMIYQLRQEEDGRKQHKKGITKKPITKRALKASGHSDLSGNASKDLLLMQKLGETIIPMKEDFIMVHLQPACTHCCILMVIGNRWTCNQCKDFQLCDKCYEAEQKLEEKERHPINLRDKHVLYPVEINDVPEDTKDTDDILESEFFDTRQAFLSLCQGNHYQYDTLRRAKHSSMMVLYHLHNPTAPAFVTTCNACHLDIEAGQGWRCEICPDYDVCNACYQKDGGIDHPHKLTNHPSMADRDAQNTEARELRVLQLRKMLDLLVHASQCRSSLCQYPNCRKVKGLFRHGIQCKTRASGGCLLCKKMWYLLQLHARACKESECHVPRCRDLKEHMRRLQQQSDSRRRAAVMEMMRQRAAEVAGNAG